From Lycorma delicatula isolate Av1 chromosome 13, ASM4794821v1, whole genome shotgun sequence, a single genomic window includes:
- the LOC142333745 gene encoding uncharacterized protein LOC142333745 isoform X2 yields the protein MSASLNYTSVYQTMSNINDIKFDPEENKIEETVSLFIPHHTSESTTFEDEFDSSQMIKNPLDVNYDDVETDPLAFEETNFIKSENLKIKNELEIDTEQLKDNTFIVGCSNFPTEMIKTVDVKIKNERTQELDISLDVETVAQVNDDNVKIEELDIDDEYLQKVKTEEVELPSHDEETIQERTENCLSEHINGDVNEKKYNCNFCSKSYNNNCTLQLHLKKHTEGNKLVCTLCQKSFKFSRYLNNHMNIHTKEKKYVCNFCHKCFYSSSNLCKHINIHNKEKTYVCNFCQKGFNYSEKLKKHVNNIHKKVKDYVCNFCHKSFNSCSNLRTHSNIHTKERTYVCNFCKKIFNNSSNLRKHVKNVHTLDKSYACNFCQKVLKNSSNLKEHVKNIHTKDKSYVCDICQKSFGLIDNLKRHINNVHNNEIKYDCNLCSKSFSCSLYLKRHINNVHIKKIST from the exons ATGAGTGCATCTTTAAATTACACTTCTGTTTACCAAACTATGTCCaatattaatgacattaaatttgaccctgaagaaaataaaatagaagaaactgTATCTTTGTTTATACCACACCATACAAGTGAAAGTACTACGTTTGAAGAT GAATTTGATTCATCACAAATGATAAAGAATCCCCTTGATGTTAATTATGATGATGTAGAAACAGATCCTCTTGCATTTGAAGAAACCAActttattaaatcagaaaatttgaaaattaaaaatgaattg GAAATTGATACAGAGCAACTGAAGGACAATACATTTATTGTTGGTTGTAGTAATTTTCCAACAGAAATGATTAAAACAGTAgatgttaagattaaaaatgaaagg aCACAGGAATTGGACATTTCATTAGATGTTGAGACTGTGGCACAGGTAAACGATGATAATGTGAAAATTGAGGAACTTGATATAGATGATGAATATTTACAAAAGGTCAAGACAGAAGAGGTCGAATTACCTAGTCAT gatgAAGAAACCATCCAGGAAAGAACAGAAAATTGTTTAAGTGAACACATAAACGGTGATgtgaatgagaaaaaatataattgtaacttttgttcaaaatcttataataataattgtacattacAATTACATCTTAAAAAGCACACTGAAGGTAATAAATTAGTATGTACCTTATGTCAAAAGTCTTTTAAATTTAGTAGATATTTAAACAACCACATGAATATTCatactaaagagaaaaaatatgtttgtaacttttgtcataaatgtttttattctagttctaatttaTGTaagcatattaatattcataacaaaGAGAAAacttatgtttgtaacttttgtcaaaagggttttaattatagtgaaaaattaaagaaacatgttaataatattcataaaaaagttaaagattatgtttgtaacttttgtcataAGTCTTTTAATTCGTGTTCTAATTTACGCACGCATAGTAATATCCATACTAAAGAGAGAacttatgtttgtaacttttgtaaaaaaatctttaataatagttcaaatttaaggaaacatgttaaaaatgttcatacttTAGATAAAAGTTATgcttgtaacttttgtcaaaaagtcttaaaaaatagttcaaatttaaaagaacatGTTAAAAATATCCATACCAAAGATAAAAGTTATGTTTGTGAcatttgtcaaaagtcttttggtttaattgataatttaaagagacatattaataatgtacataataatgAGATAAAATACGATTGTAACCTTTGTTCGAAGTCTTTTAGTTGCAGTTTATATTTAAAGAGACATATTAAtaatgttcatataaaaaaaatatctacgtAA
- the LOC142333745 gene encoding uncharacterized protein LOC142333745 isoform X1, translating to MNIMSASLNYTSVYQTMSNINDIKFDPEENKIEETVSLFIPHHTSESTTFEDEFDSSQMIKNPLDVNYDDVETDPLAFEETNFIKSENLKIKNELEIDTEQLKDNTFIVGCSNFPTEMIKTVDVKIKNERTQELDISLDVETVAQVNDDNVKIEELDIDDEYLQKVKTEEVELPSHDEETIQERTENCLSEHINGDVNEKKYNCNFCSKSYNNNCTLQLHLKKHTEGNKLVCTLCQKSFKFSRYLNNHMNIHTKEKKYVCNFCHKCFYSSSNLCKHINIHNKEKTYVCNFCQKGFNYSEKLKKHVNNIHKKVKDYVCNFCHKSFNSCSNLRTHSNIHTKERTYVCNFCKKIFNNSSNLRKHVKNVHTLDKSYACNFCQKVLKNSSNLKEHVKNIHTKDKSYVCDICQKSFGLIDNLKRHINNVHNNEIKYDCNLCSKSFSCSLYLKRHINNVHIKKIST from the exons atgaac ATAATGAGTGCATCTTTAAATTACACTTCTGTTTACCAAACTATGTCCaatattaatgacattaaatttgaccctgaagaaaataaaatagaagaaactgTATCTTTGTTTATACCACACCATACAAGTGAAAGTACTACGTTTGAAGAT GAATTTGATTCATCACAAATGATAAAGAATCCCCTTGATGTTAATTATGATGATGTAGAAACAGATCCTCTTGCATTTGAAGAAACCAActttattaaatcagaaaatttgaaaattaaaaatgaattg GAAATTGATACAGAGCAACTGAAGGACAATACATTTATTGTTGGTTGTAGTAATTTTCCAACAGAAATGATTAAAACAGTAgatgttaagattaaaaatgaaagg aCACAGGAATTGGACATTTCATTAGATGTTGAGACTGTGGCACAGGTAAACGATGATAATGTGAAAATTGAGGAACTTGATATAGATGATGAATATTTACAAAAGGTCAAGACAGAAGAGGTCGAATTACCTAGTCAT gatgAAGAAACCATCCAGGAAAGAACAGAAAATTGTTTAAGTGAACACATAAACGGTGATgtgaatgagaaaaaatataattgtaacttttgttcaaaatcttataataataattgtacattacAATTACATCTTAAAAAGCACACTGAAGGTAATAAATTAGTATGTACCTTATGTCAAAAGTCTTTTAAATTTAGTAGATATTTAAACAACCACATGAATATTCatactaaagagaaaaaatatgtttgtaacttttgtcataaatgtttttattctagttctaatttaTGTaagcatattaatattcataacaaaGAGAAAacttatgtttgtaacttttgtcaaaagggttttaattatagtgaaaaattaaagaaacatgttaataatattcataaaaaagttaaagattatgtttgtaacttttgtcataAGTCTTTTAATTCGTGTTCTAATTTACGCACGCATAGTAATATCCATACTAAAGAGAGAacttatgtttgtaacttttgtaaaaaaatctttaataatagttcaaatttaaggaaacatgttaaaaatgttcatacttTAGATAAAAGTTATgcttgtaacttttgtcaaaaagtcttaaaaaatagttcaaatttaaaagaacatGTTAAAAATATCCATACCAAAGATAAAAGTTATGTTTGTGAcatttgtcaaaagtcttttggtttaattgataatttaaagagacatattaataatgtacataataatgAGATAAAATACGATTGTAACCTTTGTTCGAAGTCTTTTAGTTGCAGTTTATATTTAAAGAGACATATTAAtaatgttcatataaaaaaaatatctacgtAA
- the LOC142333745 gene encoding uncharacterized protein LOC142333745 isoform X4, whose product MNIMSASLNYTSVYQTMSNINDIKFDPEENKIEETVSLFIPHHTSESTTFEDEFDSSQMIKNPLDVNYDDVETDPLAFEETNFIKSENLKIKNELEIDTEQLKDNTFIVGCSNFPTEMIKTVDVKIKNERTQELDISLDVETVAQVNDDNVKIEELDIDDEYLQKVKTEEVELPSHDEETIQERTENCLSEHINGDVNEKKYNCNFCSKSYNNNCTLQLHLKKHTEDS is encoded by the exons atgaac ATAATGAGTGCATCTTTAAATTACACTTCTGTTTACCAAACTATGTCCaatattaatgacattaaatttgaccctgaagaaaataaaatagaagaaactgTATCTTTGTTTATACCACACCATACAAGTGAAAGTACTACGTTTGAAGAT GAATTTGATTCATCACAAATGATAAAGAATCCCCTTGATGTTAATTATGATGATGTAGAAACAGATCCTCTTGCATTTGAAGAAACCAActttattaaatcagaaaatttgaaaattaaaaatgaattg GAAATTGATACAGAGCAACTGAAGGACAATACATTTATTGTTGGTTGTAGTAATTTTCCAACAGAAATGATTAAAACAGTAgatgttaagattaaaaatgaaagg aCACAGGAATTGGACATTTCATTAGATGTTGAGACTGTGGCACAGGTAAACGATGATAATGTGAAAATTGAGGAACTTGATATAGATGATGAATATTTACAAAAGGTCAAGACAGAAGAGGTCGAATTACCTAGTCAT gatgAAGAAACCATCCAGGAAAGAACAGAAAATTGTTTAAGTGAACACATAAACGGTGATgtgaatgagaaaaaatataattgtaacttttgttcaaaatcttataataataattgtacattacAATTACATCTTAAAAAGCACACTGAAG attcgtga
- the LOC142333745 gene encoding uncharacterized protein LOC142333745 isoform X3, producing MIKTVDVKIKNERTQELDISLDVETVAQVNDDNVKIEELDIDDEYLQKVKTEEVELPSHDEETIQERTENCLSEHINGDVNEKKYNCNFCSKSYNNNCTLQLHLKKHTEGNKLVCTLCQKSFKFSRYLNNHMNIHTKEKKYVCNFCHKCFYSSSNLCKHINIHNKEKTYVCNFCQKGFNYSEKLKKHVNNIHKKVKDYVCNFCHKSFNSCSNLRTHSNIHTKERTYVCNFCKKIFNNSSNLRKHVKNVHTLDKSYACNFCQKVLKNSSNLKEHVKNIHTKDKSYVCDICQKSFGLIDNLKRHINNVHNNEIKYDCNLCSKSFSCSLYLKRHINNVHIKKIST from the exons ATGATTAAAACAGTAgatgttaagattaaaaatgaaagg aCACAGGAATTGGACATTTCATTAGATGTTGAGACTGTGGCACAGGTAAACGATGATAATGTGAAAATTGAGGAACTTGATATAGATGATGAATATTTACAAAAGGTCAAGACAGAAGAGGTCGAATTACCTAGTCAT gatgAAGAAACCATCCAGGAAAGAACAGAAAATTGTTTAAGTGAACACATAAACGGTGATgtgaatgagaaaaaatataattgtaacttttgttcaaaatcttataataataattgtacattacAATTACATCTTAAAAAGCACACTGAAGGTAATAAATTAGTATGTACCTTATGTCAAAAGTCTTTTAAATTTAGTAGATATTTAAACAACCACATGAATATTCatactaaagagaaaaaatatgtttgtaacttttgtcataaatgtttttattctagttctaatttaTGTaagcatattaatattcataacaaaGAGAAAacttatgtttgtaacttttgtcaaaagggttttaattatagtgaaaaattaaagaaacatgttaataatattcataaaaaagttaaagattatgtttgtaacttttgtcataAGTCTTTTAATTCGTGTTCTAATTTACGCACGCATAGTAATATCCATACTAAAGAGAGAacttatgtttgtaacttttgtaaaaaaatctttaataatagttcaaatttaaggaaacatgttaaaaatgttcatacttTAGATAAAAGTTATgcttgtaacttttgtcaaaaagtcttaaaaaatagttcaaatttaaaagaacatGTTAAAAATATCCATACCAAAGATAAAAGTTATGTTTGTGAcatttgtcaaaagtcttttggtttaattgataatttaaagagacatattaataatgtacataataatgAGATAAAATACGATTGTAACCTTTGTTCGAAGTCTTTTAGTTGCAGTTTATATTTAAAGAGACATATTAAtaatgttcatataaaaaaaatatctacgtAA